Proteins from a genomic interval of Scylla paramamosain isolate STU-SP2022 chromosome 26, ASM3559412v1, whole genome shotgun sequence:
- the LOC135113627 gene encoding peroxisomal ATPase PEX6-like gives MPQPQEVLACFQVLLFTCVFLKAAKPHLVNPLRHAAYLRRQRLARCRLRVRRVSVKTLLGRAPKDLHCELDLNAIAVVSERAALGLELRNGQWQRVLFFQDSHSNTKHTCGFSLSNPGGRWIQVVVSPDVDDNLCLVSPVLHHNLLDAGSDADQGISVDFVDCYTGVSSEVVKKVLALWNEVQGVDMSRMGNVTPCLPNMASEVHVKVIESAQYKRSGELESLLIDYFRVRKIVSLGDTLVLPVPSHLAHELMQNNAIVPPKNIYIKVVRVIGKSGAETKHCVHVAVGSTNLYLAGATLSAFPSYTESINSEGEIDVPPLLREMYFKLLKIMRMVLQDRKTFTIVSGDKGSTSASRVTSKRPKIKANIKNSSELEHKAANHIKSVTVLILSLPGQGSEQVIKLAASAVGLDIVWVNCWQLRGDTSGSTEAKLRQVIVRAASIGPCLLVLQDVHCLAKDRDGEEDVRVVAALREEAAKLCSEEPSVVLVATAPSRDTLSDDLWSVWSYHESMGEAGLSQRSDMLKWLLPSWLSAHQSLTLAQRTAGFMLGDFIALVNAAKRRCLMRGAAKGDEQQPGSEGVGQQRSPPQLQYCDLLHALDELQASRSEALGAPHIPQVQWGEVGGLEGAKRQIINTIQLPLRYPSLVASKMRHSGVLLYGPPGTGKTLLAKAVATECGLNFLSVKGPELLNMYVGQSEENVRQVFRRAHAAAPCVVFFDELDSLAPNRGHSGDSGGVMDRIVSALLAELDGAADAADVFVLAATNRPDLLDPALLRPGRFEKLVFVGVCEDHEGQVKILKAVTSKIPVSPSTSLERVASLLPLSLTGADMYALVTDALYMALHRCISAVRAGHLQEEEAEVLVTEEDLQKAAKSLVPSVSTRELAHYHSLNTAHR, from the exons ATGCCACAGCCCCAGGAAGTGTTGGCGTGCTTCCAGGTGTTGCTATTCACCTGTGTGTTCCTGAAGGCTGCTAAACCCCACCTAGTGAATCCCCTGAGACATGCTGCCTACTTGCGGAgacagaggctggccaggtgcaGGCTGAGGGTGCGAAGGGTGTCTGTGAAGACCTTGCTGGGGAGAGCACCTAAGGACCTTCACTGCGAACTGGACTTGAATGCCATTGCTGTTGTGAGTGAGAGAGCTGCATTAGGCCTTGAGCTGAGGAATGGTCAGTGGCAGAGAGTTTTATTCTTCCAAGACAGTCACTCCAATACAAAGCACACATGTGGTTTTTCCCTATCAAATCCTGGAGGAAGGTGGATTCAGGTGGTTGTGAGTCCCGATGTGGATGATAATCTGTGCCTCGTTTCTCCTGTACTCCACCACAACCTGCTGGATGCTGGCAGTGATGCAGATCAAGGGATTAGTGTGGATTTTGTGGATTGCTACACGGGGGTTTCTTCAGAGGTGGTGAAGAAAGTCCTTGCATTGTGGAATGAAGTGCAAGGGGTTGACATGAGCAGGATGGGGAATGTCACTCCTTGCCTTCCCAACATGGCGTCGGAGGTGCATGTCAAGGTTATAGAGTCAGCGCAGTATAAACGTAGCGGTGAATTGGAGTCGTTACTTATAGATTACTTCAGAGTCCGCAAAATTGTATCATTGGGTGACACTCTGGTCCTCCCTGTACCAAGCCATCTTGCTCATGAGTTGATGCAAAATAATGCCATTGTTCCTCCCAAGAATATTTACATTAAGGTGGTGAGAGTCATCGGGAAGTCTGGAGCGGAGACGAAGCACTGTGTTCATGTAGCTGTTGGCAGTACAAATCTCTATCTTGCTGGCGCCACACTGTCTGCCTTCCCATCTTACACGGAGAGTATTAACAGCGAAGGAGAGATAGATGTCCCTCCTTTGCTGAGAGAAATGTACTTTAAACTGCTGAAAATCATGCGAATGGTGTTGCAAGATAGAAAAACATTTACCATAGTTTCCGGTGACAAAGGAAGTACGTCAGCATCCAGGGTAACCAGTAAGAGACCAAAAATCAAAGCAAATATTAAAAACTCTAGTGAACTGGAACATAAGGCAGCAAACCACATCAAGAGTGTAACTGTGTTGATTCTAAGTCTGCCTGGGCAAGGCAGTGAGCAGGTCATAAAGTTGGCTGCCTCTGCCGTGGGTCTAGACATAGTGTGGGTGAACTGCTGGCAGCTGCGGGGGGACACCAGCGGCAGCACTGAGGCAAAGCTGCGGCAGGTGATTGTACGAGCAGCTTCCATTGGCCCCTGTCTCCTTGTGCTACAGGATGTCCACTGTTTAGCAAAG GACCGGGATGGTGAGGAGGATGTGCGAGTAGTGGCAGCGCTGAGGGAGGAAGCGGCAAAGCTGTGCAGTGAGGAGCCATCTGTGGTGCTCGTTGCCACTGCCCCCAGCCGTGACACTCTCTCTG ATGACCTGTGGAGTGTGTGGAGCTACCATGAGAGTATGGGAGAGGCAGGTCTTAGTCAGCGGAGTGATATGCTCAAGTGGCTCCTACCCTCGTGGCTCTCGGCCCACCAGAGCCTCACCCTGGCCCAGCGCACTGCCGGCTTCATGCTGGGAGACTTCATAGCACTGGTGAATGCTGCCAAGAG ACGCTGCCTGATGCGAGGGGCTGCCAAGGGGGATGAGCAGCAGCCTGGCAGTGAGGGTGTGGGGCAACAGAGGTCACCGCCACAGCTCCAGTATTGTGACCTCCTACATGCACTGG ATGAGCTGCAGGCAAGTCGCAGTGAGGCTCTGGGGGCACCGCACATCCCCCAGGTGCagtggggggaggtggggggccTGGAGGGGGCCAAGCGGCAGATCATCAACACCATTCAGCTGCCCCTGCGGTACCCTTCACTTGTGGCCAGCAAAATGAGACACTCAG GTGTGCTGCTGTATGGACCGCCTGGCACTGGCAAGACACTGCTGGCCAAGGCGGTGGCGACAGAATGTGGCCTGAACTTCCTCTCAGTGAAGGGCCCAGAGCTGCTTAACATGTACGTTGGGCAGAGCGAGGAGAACGTGAGGCAAG TGTTCAGGCGGGCACATGCAGCCGCCCCCTGTGTGGTGTTCTTTGACGAGCTGGACTCCCTCGCCCCAAACCGCGGCCACTCGGGTGACTCTGGTGGCGTCATGGACAG GATTGTGTCTGCTCTACTGGCCGAGCTGGATGGAGCAGCAGATGCAGCAGACGTCTTTGTGCTGGCTGCCACCAACCGGCCTGACCTGCTGGATCCTGCACTGCTGCGGCCCGGCAG GTTTGAGAAATTGGTGTTTGTGGGTGTCTGTGAGGATCACGAGGGGCAAGTGAAGATTCTGAAGGCTGTGACATCCAA aatacctgTCAGTCCATCCACCTCACTGGAGAGAGTAGCCAGCCTGCTGCCACTCAGCCTGACAGGAGCCGACATGTACGCCCTGGTGACTGACGCCCTCTACATGGCCCTGCACCGCTGCATCAGTGCAGTGCGGGCCGgccacctgcaggaggaggaagcggaggtgTTGGTTACTGAGGAGGACTTGCAGAAGGCAGCCAAGAGCCTCGTGCCATCAGTCAGCACCAGGGAGCTGGCTCACTACCACTCCCTTAACACTGCCCACAGATGA